In a genomic window of Spirosoma agri:
- a CDS encoding carbohydrate kinase family protein, with product MTPTITCFGEILWDVLPTSKQPGGAPMNVAADLRNFGLNAQLISRVGSDDLGRELLDFLAQKQIPLDLIQVGQTHLTGVAKANISDSNEVTYKIVQPVAWDYIQLVPGLLETVRQSDLFVYGSLAARSQQTHETLLALLAVAPRKVFDVNLRAPHYERETVEELLHHAHIAKLNEHELVELSAWYGEENDLHQAMHQLRDRYELDMLCVTLGENGAVLLDGTGLYSQVGFPIEVADTIGSGDAFLAAFLYKTLQGESPKETLKFACATGAYVATQSGATPAFTEDIIETTFDHVLPSL from the coding sequence ATGACACCAACCATCACCTGCTTCGGCGAAATCCTCTGGGACGTATTGCCAACCAGTAAACAGCCCGGCGGAGCACCCATGAACGTAGCCGCCGATCTACGTAATTTTGGGCTGAACGCTCAACTCATCAGCCGCGTCGGCAGTGACGACCTGGGCCGCGAACTGCTCGATTTTCTGGCACAGAAACAGATTCCGCTCGATCTGATTCAGGTTGGGCAAACGCACCTGACGGGGGTTGCCAAAGCCAATATCTCCGATTCCAATGAGGTGACCTACAAGATCGTACAGCCCGTTGCCTGGGATTACATTCAACTGGTTCCTGGCCTGCTCGAAACGGTGCGGCAGAGCGATCTGTTTGTATATGGAAGTCTGGCCGCGCGTAGTCAACAAACCCATGAAACGCTGCTGGCACTGCTGGCCGTTGCACCCCGGAAAGTGTTCGATGTCAATCTGCGGGCTCCCCATTATGAACGGGAAACGGTCGAGGAGTTGCTTCACCACGCGCACATCGCCAAGCTGAACGAGCATGAACTAGTGGAACTATCGGCCTGGTATGGCGAAGAAAATGATCTGCATCAGGCCATGCATCAGTTGCGTGATCGCTATGAGCTCGACATGCTTTGCGTGACACTCGGCGAAAACGGAGCGGTATTGCTGGATGGGACGGGTTTATACAGTCAGGTTGGTTTTCCGATCGAGGTGGCCGATACCATTGGGAGTGGTGACGCGTTTCTGGCCGCTTTCCTCTATAAAACACTACAGGGCGAGTCGCCGAAAGAGACCCTGAAATTTGCCTGCGCAACCGGTGCGTACGTCGCTACGCAGAGTGGGGCCACACCCGCTTTTACTGAGGACATTATTGAGACGACATTCGATCACGTTCTGCCTTCGCTTTAA
- a CDS encoding sugar porter family MFS transporter, with product MSQKQRIFLWSITAALGGFLFGFDTAVISGVEQSLQSLWGLSVWEHGLTVSIALIGTVIGSMTGGIPAEKLGRKRTLFWIAFLYLLASLGTALAPDWWTFLIFRFLGGLGVGASSVAAPMYITEISPAKSRGRLVGLFQFNVVLGILIAYLSNFLLADAGAEPWRWMLGVQALPSLIFLLAVLGIPESPRWLLLQQGNATEAREVLNMIDPETAEQTFVAIQQSNRHKTASTRLFSGAYKTPVMLAVLFAVFNQVSGINAIIYYAPRIFEMTGLGKNSSLLSSAGIGLTNLIFTMISMNLIDRYGRRTLMKIGSIGLIITLALVARAFYVHDFGMTVPLLLFGYIAFFGFSQGAVIWVFISEIFPNEVRASGQALGSFTHWLMAAIITFTFPYLSEHFGGGNTFLFFAVMMVLQLLFVLRLMPETKGTSLEQIEKTVFVH from the coding sequence ATGAGTCAGAAACAACGTATTTTTCTGTGGTCGATCACTGCCGCGCTCGGTGGTTTTCTTTTCGGCTTCGACACCGCCGTCATATCCGGTGTTGAGCAGTCACTTCAGTCCTTGTGGGGACTTAGCGTCTGGGAGCATGGACTGACGGTGTCGATCGCGCTGATCGGTACGGTGATCGGCTCCATGACCGGTGGCATTCCGGCAGAAAAACTCGGGCGTAAACGGACACTGTTCTGGATTGCGTTTCTATACTTGCTGGCTTCGCTCGGCACCGCGCTGGCCCCTGACTGGTGGACCTTTCTCATCTTCCGCTTCCTGGGTGGTCTGGGTGTGGGCGCATCATCGGTGGCAGCCCCGATGTACATCACCGAAATTTCGCCCGCTAAATCGCGTGGTCGTCTGGTTGGCTTGTTTCAGTTTAATGTGGTACTGGGTATCCTAATTGCCTACCTGTCTAATTTCCTGCTGGCTGACGCCGGGGCTGAACCGTGGCGCTGGATGCTGGGCGTTCAGGCGCTACCATCGCTTATTTTTCTGCTGGCGGTCCTGGGCATTCCGGAAAGTCCGCGCTGGCTGCTGTTGCAGCAAGGAAACGCGACCGAAGCGCGGGAGGTGCTGAACATGATCGATCCCGAAACGGCGGAGCAAACCTTCGTTGCTATCCAGCAAAGCAATCGGCATAAAACAGCATCGACCCGGTTGTTTTCGGGTGCGTACAAAACGCCGGTCATGCTGGCCGTGCTGTTTGCGGTCTTCAATCAGGTGTCGGGTATCAACGCCATCATTTATTACGCCCCCCGTATTTTCGAGATGACGGGTCTGGGTAAAAATTCGTCGCTGCTTTCGTCGGCGGGCATTGGCTTGACAAACCTTATCTTTACCATGATCTCCATGAACCTGATCGATCGCTATGGACGACGGACGCTCATGAAGATTGGCTCCATCGGTTTGATCATCACGCTGGCACTGGTGGCGCGGGCCTTTTACGTACATGACTTTGGTATGACCGTTCCGCTGTTGCTGTTTGGCTACATTGCTTTCTTCGGATTCTCGCAGGGGGCCGTTATCTGGGTGTTTATTTCCGAGATTTTTCCGAACGAAGTACGCGCCAGCGGTCAGGCATTGGGTAGCTTCACGCACTGGCTGATGGCCGCCATCATCACATTTACGTTTCCTTATTTATCCGAGCATTTCGGCGGAGGCAACACATTCCTGTTTTTCGCGGTCATGATGGTGCTGCAACTGCTGTTCGTGCTGCGGCTCATGCCCGAAACCAAAGGCACCAGCCTGGAACAAATCGAAAAAACTGTTTTCGTTCATTAA
- a CDS encoding Dyp-type peroxidase yields the protein MPAEFLTQKGLSYDGTEFKAIADDLQGNILKSHGRNHTAHIFFKFRPGKVAEAKAFIRSFEHLVTSAAKQKVDTNDFDTNGSQHIFTTFYLSAAGYYYLGVKDSKTPTDPQFRAGMQASAQKLADQPDQWDNGYRNQGVHGMILLGFGGGVRAQLLERETLNISNQLLRNGLAEVFVEKGDSIKNDNGDDIEHFGYVDGISQPKFFREELNPDLATNWNPMAFWDLVLVDDPGGRPGKSYGSYLVFRKLEQHVRDFKKTEQKLAQSLFNSDSELAGAMIVGRFENGMPVTLSSEDTELNAHHDPGIPVSGSFVGKLNDFTYDSDAEGARCPFHAHIRKSNPRGESKRLDPTITTEAEQLHTMARRGIIYGKRDVHPNKQKNLDKLPNGGVGLLFMSFQRSLANQFEFIQSAWVNEDNFVHGFLPGDKPTGKDPVIGQGSFDVLTHQYTRTYDNANTIDKLHAPLDPANHVNDFGKFVTTRGGEYFFAPSKTFLRTL from the coding sequence ATGCCAGCCGAATTTTTAACCCAAAAGGGCCTCAGCTACGACGGCACTGAATTCAAAGCCATTGCCGACGATTTGCAGGGTAACATTCTCAAGTCGCATGGGCGCAACCACACCGCCCACATTTTCTTCAAATTTCGCCCCGGTAAAGTGGCCGAAGCAAAAGCATTCATCCGGTCTTTCGAGCACCTGGTCACCTCAGCTGCCAAGCAAAAGGTGGATACGAACGACTTCGACACGAACGGTTCACAACACATTTTCACAACCTTTTACCTGAGTGCTGCCGGTTACTACTACCTGGGCGTAAAAGACAGCAAAACACCCACTGATCCGCAGTTCAGAGCGGGTATGCAGGCATCAGCACAAAAACTCGCCGATCAACCGGACCAATGGGACAATGGCTACCGCAATCAGGGCGTTCATGGTATGATTTTGCTCGGTTTTGGGGGTGGCGTCCGCGCCCAGCTTCTTGAACGGGAAACGCTCAATATCAGCAACCAGCTCCTGCGAAATGGGCTGGCCGAGGTATTCGTTGAGAAAGGCGATAGCATTAAAAATGACAACGGCGACGACATCGAGCATTTCGGTTACGTCGATGGTATCAGCCAGCCGAAGTTCTTTCGGGAAGAGTTGAATCCGGACCTGGCCACGAACTGGAATCCGATGGCTTTCTGGGATCTGGTGTTGGTCGACGATCCGGGTGGTCGTCCCGGCAAATCGTATGGCAGTTATCTTGTGTTTCGTAAACTCGAGCAACACGTTCGGGATTTCAAGAAAACCGAACAAAAACTGGCGCAAAGCCTGTTCAATTCCGATTCGGAACTGGCGGGGGCCATGATCGTCGGGCGGTTTGAAAACGGTATGCCCGTTACGCTTAGTTCGGAGGATACCGAACTCAATGCGCATCATGATCCCGGCATTCCGGTAAGCGGCTCGTTCGTCGGCAAGCTCAATGACTTCACGTATGACAGCGATGCCGAGGGTGCCCGGTGTCCTTTCCACGCGCACATTCGCAAATCGAACCCACGGGGCGAATCCAAACGACTCGACCCGACTATCACCACGGAGGCTGAACAACTGCACACCATGGCCCGGCGCGGGATCATATATGGGAAGCGCGACGTTCATCCCAACAAGCAGAAAAATCTGGACAAGCTTCCCAACGGCGGAGTGGGCCTACTGTTCATGAGTTTTCAGCGTAGTCTGGCTAATCAATTTGAGTTTATCCAAAGCGCCTGGGTCAATGAAGACAACTTCGTTCATGGGTTTCTGCCCGGTGATAAACCAACCGGAAAAGATCCTGTTATCGGTCAGGGATCGTTCGATGTGTTAACGCACCAGTACACCCGTACTTACGACAATGCCAACACAATTGACAAACTACATGCACCGCTCGATCCCGCCAATCATGTCAATGACTTCGGCAAATTCGTAACGACGCGCGGAGGTGAATACTTTTTTGCCCCAAGCAAAACGTTCTTACGAACCCTATAA